One window from the genome of Bufo bufo chromosome 4, aBufBuf1.1, whole genome shotgun sequence encodes:
- the LOC120999047 gene encoding uncharacterized protein LOC120999047: MQEEAYHTVDEVHSSESSGEEEEAVRAPATVKAYARVKRIFLLWCASHQVPSQDPPVSAILQFMQDGLDKGLSPSTLKVQISALSAAFGRSLHQDPLIKRFLKGAVRLKPSISRHIPQWDLSVVLKGLSGPPFEPLEEVDFKFLSWKVTFLLAVTSAKRISELQAFSAYEPYTLFLPDRVLLRFLPTFLPKVPSVHNINQVVSLPVLCSSSSSAEESSLYTLDVARCLRIYIERSQEFRRSENLLILFFVRNKGKNASKPTLSRWIREAIRESFASQNRPPPAFVTAHSTRAVSTSWAERSLIPLEQIFSRPPGAHILPL, from the exons ATGCAGGAGGAAGCCTACCATACCGTGGACGAAGTCCATTCCTCTGAGTCTAGCGGGGAGGAAGAAGAGGCTGTAAG AGCTCCTGCGACTGTCAAGGCCTACGCCAGGGTAAAGCGCATTTTTCTTCTATGGTGTGCATCTCATCAAGTACCATCTCAGGATCCTCCAGTATCTGCTATTCTCCAGTTCATGCAGGATGGACTAGATAAGGGCCTCAGCCCTTCTACACTCAAGGTACAGATCTCTGCTCTGTCAGCCGCCTTTGGCAGATCTTTACATCAAGACCCTCTGATTAagaggttccttaaaggagccgtACGTCTTAAGCCTAGCATTTCAAGACATATACCGCAGTGGGATCTCTCAGTGGTGCTTAAAGGGTTGAGTGgtcccccctttgaacccttggAAGAAGTGGACTTTAAGTTTTTATCCTGGAAGGTAACCTTTTTGTTGGCCGTAACTTCGGCCAAACGCATTTCAGAGCTTCAGGCTTTTTCGGCGTATGAGCCATACACTTTATTTTTACCGGACAGAGTCCTTTTACGTTTTTTACCCACCTTTTTGCCTAAGGTGCCCTCTGTGCACAACATTAATCAAGTTGTGTCTTTGCCTGTGTTATgttcctcttcttcctctgcaGAAGAAAGTTCCCTCTATACTCTGGATGTGGCCAGATGTTTGAGAATCTACATTGAGAGATCCCAGGAGTTCAGAAGGTcagagaatcttcttatcctgttctTTGTCAGGAATAAAGGGAAGAATGCCTCTAAGCCTACTCTAAGTAGATGGATAAGAGAGGCCATCAGAGAATCTTTCGCTTCCCAGAATAGACCTCCTCCTGCCTTTGTCACTGCTCACTCCACCCGAGCAGTCTCTACTAGTTGGGCCGAAAGGTCTCTTATTCCACTGGAGCAGATTTTttcgcggcctcctggagctcacaTTCTACCTTTGtga